A genomic window from Silene latifolia isolate original U9 population chromosome Y, ASM4854445v1, whole genome shotgun sequence includes:
- the LOC141628761 gene encoding uncharacterized protein LOC141628761: protein MVQDMVEQVHLIRQKIKVDQDRQKSSADLRRRDIKFVVGDKVLLKVSPMRDVLRFGKRGKLSQKFIGPYEILDRVGEVAYRLALPPSLDWVNNVFHVSQLRKYMSDPSLVLEVENFKPDEALTYAKVPKEILYRKMRKTRNGEYVLLKVLRSNHNVEEVTWEPE, encoded by the coding sequence atggtacaagatatggttgaacAAGTACACTTGATTCGACAAAAGATAAAAGTTGATCAAGATCGGCAAAAGAGTTCTGCGGATTTGCGTCGCAGGGATATCAAGTTCGTGgtgggtgacaaggtccttttgaaagtgtcacctatgcgcgACGTTTTGAGGTTTGGCAAGAGAGGGAAGTTGAGCCAGAAATTCATAggtccatatgagattttggatcgggtAGGTGAAGTAGCTTATCGGCTAGCTTTGCCACCGTCTCTTGATTGGGTGAATAATGTATTTCATGTGTCACAACTTCGAAAGTATATGAGTGATCCATCTcttgtgcttgaggttgagaattTTAAGCCGGATGAAGCTCTCACTTATGCGAAGGTGCCAAAGGAGATATTGTATCGTAAGatgcgcaagacaaggaatggtgaataCGTCTTGCTTAAGGTGCTAcggtctaatcacaatgttgaAGAAGTTACATGGGAGCCGGAATAG